The following are encoded in a window of Caldivirga sp. genomic DNA:
- a CDS encoding glycosyltransferase — protein sequence MSTVLVSCPPLEFMVLAIINKVLTMCGMRALLGYVGLAILAVHFTIPTIYYLIAKGWLGRDWGIRPSDVDDPPFVSVIVPTYNEAKTITERLSDIASQDYPRDRVEIIVVDSGSTDGTLDRVYDWIREHGDVKVKVIEEGVRLGKAHALNTALKYAEGDVVVIADADSKWFPDSLRRAIAWLMGDGVGAVSCNKIPRHKGNIIEEEYRNYYDILRIAESKKYSSAIFHGELAAYRKDLLLKIGGFPNYLGADDSHTAGLITLSGFRAIIPEDVRCIEYVPSKGYWSWRIRRAQHLIQNFSKLIGMVLTNRAKPPSNYKPVLYTETYLHLVNPWLFLVGTALVIVSAMRGALLPMIILLIGLTLLASRFFRTWVVTQAILAIAMIRNIWNKELVWKKEKKD from the coding sequence ATGCGGGCATTACTTGGTTATGTGGGGTTGGCAATACTCGCTGTGCACTTCACAATCCCAACAATCTATTACCTAATAGCTAAGGGTTGGTTAGGTAGGGATTGGGGCATAAGGCCTAGCGATGTTGATGATCCGCCTTTCGTATCCGTAATAGTGCCCACATACAACGAGGCCAAGACGATAACCGAGAGATTAAGTGACATAGCCTCCCAGGACTACCCAAGGGATAGGGTTGAGATTATTGTTGTTGACTCAGGGAGTACCGATGGTACCCTGGACAGGGTTTATGATTGGATTAGGGAGCATGGTGATGTTAAGGTTAAGGTAATTGAGGAAGGCGTTAGGTTGGGTAAAGCCCATGCGCTTAACACCGCGCTCAAGTATGCCGAGGGCGATGTCGTTGTGATAGCAGACGCGGACTCCAAGTGGTTCCCGGACTCACTTAGGAGGGCCATTGCGTGGCTTATGGGTGATGGTGTTGGTGCGGTATCCTGCAATAAAATACCTAGGCATAAGGGTAACATAATCGAGGAAGAGTATAGGAATTACTACGATATTCTAAGGATAGCTGAGAGCAAGAAGTATTCCTCGGCAATATTCCACGGAGAGTTGGCAGCCTATAGGAAGGACTTATTACTCAAGATCGGCGGATTTCCGAATTACCTGGGCGCGGATGATAGTCACACGGCGGGATTGATAACGCTAAGCGGTTTTAGGGCGATAATACCTGAGGATGTTAGGTGCATAGAGTATGTGCCAAGCAAGGGCTACTGGAGTTGGAGGATAAGAAGGGCACAGCATCTAATTCAGAATTTCTCGAAATTGATCGGTATGGTCTTAACCAATAGGGCAAAGCCGCCTAGTAATTACAAGCCAGTGCTATACACGGAGACCTACCTACACCTAGTCAATCCCTGGTTATTCCTTGTTGGAACGGCGCTTGTCATAGTCTCGGCAATGCGGGGAGCACTATTGCCAATGATCATACTCCTGATAGGACTTACCCTACTGGCCAGTAGGTTCTTCAGGACTTGGGTCGTGACGCAGGCAATCCTCGCCATAGCCATGATAAGGAACATCTGGAATAAGGAGTTGGTATGGAAAAAGGAGAAGAAAGATTAA
- a CDS encoding ABC transporter ATP-binding protein: MLDQGIHAINVVKAFGNNVVIKGITLSALPNSITCIVGPSGSGKSTLLRIMVGLLRPDGGRVIINGVDIHNDSGARDVVRLVSYVPQDDALISGLTVRENMELALRVQGIGKDERLRRIEEVSRLLGIQGILGKKPTEISGGERRRVSIAIALARDHEFLVLDEPTNSLDRGNVELLLQILREEAGAGRVVLVATHDQYLVRNSDRIYAIRAGELVSEF, encoded by the coding sequence ATGCTTGATCAGGGTATTCACGCAATAAATGTTGTGAAGGCCTTTGGAAACAATGTGGTTATTAAGGGCATAACACTTAGTGCGCTGCCTAACTCAATAACGTGCATAGTCGGTCCTAGTGGTAGTGGTAAGTCGACCCTACTGAGGATCATGGTCGGTCTCCTGAGGCCCGATGGTGGTAGGGTCATAATTAACGGTGTTGACATTCACAATGATTCTGGGGCTCGGGATGTGGTTAGGCTTGTGTCCTACGTGCCTCAGGACGATGCATTGATCAGTGGTCTTACGGTTAGGGAGAACATGGAATTGGCCCTTAGGGTTCAGGGGATTGGTAAGGATGAGAGGCTGAGGAGGATTGAGGAGGTTAGTAGGTTGTTGGGTATTCAAGGTATACTGGGTAAGAAACCTACCGAGATTAGCGGTGGTGAGAGGAGGAGGGTTAGTATAGCCATTGCCCTAGCCAGGGATCATGAGTTCCTTGTTTTGGATGAGCCTACGAACAGTTTGGATAGGGGTAATGTGGAGTTGCTGCTTCAGATTCTTAGGGAGGAGGCTGGGGCTGGTCGTGTTGTTCTCGTGGCGACACATGACCAGTACCTGGTCAGGAATTCGGACAGGATCTACGCCATTAGGGCTGGCGAGTTAGTTAGTGAGTTTTAG
- a CDS encoding AAA family ATPase has protein sequence MLFNLHPKEHRDELFGRDSEVEYIKRQVRAGNWVIIGGQRGIGKTSLLKVVLNELSRDGLKTIYINVRGINTLRDLLSLLINELNKHKISLRLSLSLNFILGSAGITLSRGSRVFNSLLELLLSINEETVIGLDEVQELSRVSGQLIKILGNVFTGNPKVSFIFM, from the coding sequence GTGCTCTTTAATTTACACCCTAAGGAACATAGGGATGAGTTGTTCGGTAGGGATTCTGAGGTTGAGTACATTAAGAGGCAGGTTAGAGCAGGTAATTGGGTAATTATTGGTGGCCAACGTGGTATTGGAAAAACGAGTCTACTGAAGGTCGTGCTCAATGAGTTATCCCGGGATGGTCTCAAGACCATTTACATAAATGTGAGGGGCATCAACACCCTTAGGGATCTATTATCATTACTCATTAACGAGCTCAACAAACACAAAATATCACTTAGACTAAGCCTATCATTAAACTTTATCCTGGGATCGGCTGGTATAACCCTGAGCAGAGGGTCTAGGGTATTCAATAGTCTGCTTGAGCTTCTGTTATCTATAAACGAGGAAACCGTGATTGGACTTGACGAGGTTCAGGAGTTGAGTAGAGTTAGTGGTCAATTGATCAAGATATTGGGCAACGTATTTACAGGTAACCCAAAGGTTTCCTTCATATTTATGTAA
- a CDS encoding PaREP1 family protein, whose protein sequence is MNTEILEKPLPKPTSEDYVGMRLLESLIEARLALEFLNKGLVRNSAGKAFQSWRALLAALLRLELDKLLKVARTEEERKWLMDRAVPRVPTSRMKALSQLLEDVGYGGLSAWMDKALDLHDYQYNGPDPGMALSKYRSRKEAVVDVKLIINELMRGIEKLKPRVKWSNELENAFKALKEEVNKVSKSY, encoded by the coding sequence ATGAACACAGAAATCCTCGAGAAACCCCTACCAAAGCCAACGAGTGAGGATTACGTGGGTATGAGGTTATTGGAATCATTGATAGAGGCTAGGCTGGCCCTCGAATTCCTAAACAAGGGCTTGGTTAGGAATTCTGCTGGTAAGGCATTCCAGTCCTGGAGGGCTTTGCTGGCTGCCTTATTGAGGCTTGAGCTCGATAAGCTACTGAAGGTTGCTAGGACCGAGGAGGAGAGGAAGTGGCTAATGGATAGGGCAGTTCCGAGAGTACCGACAAGTAGGATGAAGGCTTTGTCCCAATTGCTCGAGGATGTTGGTTATGGCGGGTTATCAGCATGGATGGACAAGGCATTAGACCTACATGACTATCAGTACAATGGTCCGGATCCAGGCATGGCGTTATCAAAGTACAGAAGCAGGAAGGAGGCTGTAGTGGACGTAAAACTCATTATAAACGAATTAATGAGGGGAATAGAGAAATTGAAACCAAGGGTAAAATGGAGTAATGAATTAGAAAACGCATTCAAGGCACTTAAGGAGGAGGTAAATAAAGTGAGTAAATCGTACTAA
- a CDS encoding PaREP1 family protein translates to MEELIRRLMELGIDVNELLLDALGTKDPEESSRERIGIAEKYMRECEEYVSRGDAAQASEKAYKAAEEVIKALAEKFRTPEYDRFLKEGRWYTYLLSMASKTLAKSLGDWVIDGWNAAYDLNVWGFHEGKLTIDYVKVGVNKVRKMLDEAKKILPQQGSV, encoded by the coding sequence GTGGAGGAGTTGATTAGGAGGTTAATGGAACTGGGTATTGATGTTAATGAATTACTACTTGATGCACTGGGTACTAAGGATCCTGAGGAGAGTTCTAGGGAGAGGATTGGTATTGCTGAAAAGTACATGAGGGAGTGCGAGGAGTACGTGAGTAGGGGCGACGCTGCACAGGCAAGCGAGAAAGCCTACAAGGCTGCGGAGGAGGTCATTAAGGCCCTGGCGGAGAAGTTTAGGACGCCTGAGTATGATAGGTTCCTGAAGGAGGGCCGATGGTACACGTATCTACTAAGTATGGCTAGTAAGACCCTAGCTAAGAGTCTAGGTGACTGGGTTATTGATGGTTGGAACGCTGCATATGACTTAAACGTGTGGGGATTCCACGAGGGGAAGCTAACAATAGACTATGTAAAGGTTGGCGTAAATAAGGTTAGGAAAATGCTAGATGAGGCTAAGAAAATTCTCCCTCAACAAGGCTCAGTGTGA